The stretch of DNA AACGCTGATACTATAGCGCATACTTTGTTGGCTCATATTGAGTACTTTTAATGTGTAGGTATTCTCTACTAAACCCTCAGATGTTTCGCGGTAAAGTTGATTGCGGTCTCTGATGATATCCAGTTGCAAAGGGGTACGGTTGCTAATGGCGTAGGAGAAGGCCAGGCTCATCAACAGCAATGCCAAACCATAACCAATCAACTTTGGGCGTATGATCCCGCCACTTACATGCTCGAGTTTATGCTCAGTGGTATAGCGTATTAAGCCGCGCGGATATTCCATTTTGTCCATCATGCTGTTGCAGGCGTCGATGCATAAAGCGCAGTTAATACACTCGTACTGCAAGCCATCACGTATATCAATGCCGGTTGGGCATACCTGTACGCAAAGCTGACAATCAATACAATCGCCCAACCCTTCTTCTTTATATGCGGCGCCTTTTTTACGAGAGCCTCTCTGTTCGCCGCGTTTGGGGTCATAAGAAACGATGAGGGTGTCCTGGTCGAACATCGCGGCTTGAAAACGCGCATAGGGACACATGTACATACAAACCTGTTCGCGCAGCCAACCAGCATTGCCGTACGTTGCTAGCGTAAAAAACAATAGCCAAAAGGCTTCCCAGGGGCCAAGCGTAAAAAATACGAGGCTGACAACAAGCTCTTTGATCGGAGTGAAGTAACCCACGAAAGTGAGGGCAGTGAAGACAGAAACACCAATCCAGATGGCATGTTTTAAAGTTTTCCTGATGACTTTATTGATGCTCCAGGGTTGACGGTCAAGTTTGACACGGGCATTCCGATCCCCTTCGGTGACCTGTTCGGCCCACATAAAGATGCTGGTCCAGACTGTCTGCGGACAGCTATAACCACACCATATTCTTCCGAGCCATGTCGTCACAAAAAATAAGCCGAAGGCGGCGATGATGAGAAGCCAGGCCAGCAGCATAAAGTCCTGCGGCCAAAATGTAATATCAAAAATATGGAACTGCCGGTTCGGGAGATCAAAAAGTACTGATTGTCGTCCGTCCCAATTCAGCCAGGGAAGAGAAAAGTATCCAATCAGTAAAGGCCATCCTGTAAACAGCCTCAGGCGCTGGTAAAAGCCTTCAATTTTGCGGGTATATATTTTTTCGCGTTTTTGATAAAGATTAAAAGACTCCGGTCGCGCTTCCTCTACCGAGTCGTCGGTGGGTTGGGCTAGATTTTTTACTGGAATTTCGTCACTCATTACGTAATCGAGACTCTTTTGCGTCAGAATATGGTGCCCTGAATTAATCGTGCCAAGCCAAAGCTGATATAATCCAACAATATACTTTAGATTTAAAGGTAAATTTAACAGTAAAATTTAGATATGTAAATCCTGACAGTTCAACTCAAACCTTCGCGCATACAAATTATAGTTGCGATGGTTTAATTCTTGGTAGAGAGACTATAGACATAAGCTGCAACCAAATGGACTTTATCTTCGCCAAGTACATTTTTGTGAGCAGGCATATCGCCATTTCGCCCGTTACGAATAGAGTGTTTGATTAGTTCAGGGGATCCACCATATAGCCAAGTAGAGTCAGACAGGTTTGGTGCGCCCAAGGCCATATTCCCTTCGCCTGCGGCACCATGACACATTGCGCAGGTGGCATCGTATTTGGTTTTGCCTTCGGCTAACAGGTTTTGGTTAACATTGCGCCCACTTAAGCTCATTACATATTCGGCGACCGAATTAACGCCATCCTCACCTAATACGGCACCCCACGCAGGCATGGCGCCCTTGCGACCATTTAGAATAGTTGCCTTGATGTTTGCCGGGTCACCGCCGTAGAGCCAATCGTTGTCGGTCAGGTTGGGAAAACCATAGCTACCGGTGGCGGCGGAGCCATGACACACCGCACAGTTGTTAGCAAATATGCGTTGTCCAGAGAGCAAGGCTTTTTTATTCGATTGCAGGTCTTCGATGCTGGTAGCGGCATAGGCAGTAAAGATGGGCCCGTATTTTTCATCGGCTTTTTGTGTTTCCTCTTCCCATGCGGCCTCCTGCGACCAGCCTAGAAAGCCTTTAAAAGTACCAAGCCCTGGATACAAGGCTAGATACACTAAGCTGAACACAATCGTGACAATGAACATTATGTACCACCAGCGAGGCAGAGGATTATCGTACTCTTCAATACCGTCGTAGACATGCCCGGTTGTCGGAGCTTCGCCATCAGTGCCGGCTTCACTTTTGCTGTTGGATTGTAACAACCACCAGTACGCAAAAATTGACCCGAGCGTGATGATAATAATCCAAATACTCCAGAAACTACTCATGATGTTTCTTCTCCTTACCGGTATCTTTTTGTGGTGGCTCTTCGTCACTGAAGGGTAGCTGGGCTGCCTCGTCAAAGCGGCTTTTGCGTTTTGAGCTAAAGGCCCAAATACAAACACCGATAAATGCTATCATGACGAGCAGTGTGGCAATACCGCGGATATCAACAATGCTCATATTAGCGTTTATCTCTTAGCACAGTGCCCAGTTGCTGAAGATAGGCGACGAGGGCATCAATTTCAGATTTTCCCTGTACCTGCGCAGATGCCGCCGCGATTTCATCATCGCTATAGGGAACACCCAATAGCTGTAATGTGGCCAATTTTTTAGCGGTGTACTTACCATCCAGTTTATTTTCAAATAGCCAAGGGAATTTAGGCATGTTGGATTCTGGCACTACATCGCGAGGGTTGTAGAGATGCGCCCGGTGCCATTCGTCGCTATAACGCTCACCCACACGCGCTAGATCAGGGCCGGTGCGTTTGGAACCCCACAGAAAGGGATGATTGTAAACGCTTTCACCAGCGACTGAATAATGTCCGTAACGCTCAGTTTCTGAGCGAAATGGACGTATCATTTGACTGTGACAGGTGTTGCAGCCTTCACGAATATAGATATCACGTCCCTCTAACTGTAACGCTGTTAATGGCTTTAATCCGGCTACGGGCTCAGTCGTTTGTTTAAGAAAAAACAAAGGGACAATTTCAGCTAATCCGCCGAAGGAGATAACAACGACTATCAAAGCAAACATGATACCCAGGTTTTTTTCTACGATGTCATGATTCATGGCGTTAGTCCTTAGGCTGGTTGTTCAACGGCGGTTAATTCAGCGGGGGCATCAGCTCTCATCGTTTTCCATGTGTTATAAGCCATGATTAACATGCCGATCAGGAAAAGAGCCCCACCAATTGCGCGAATTATGTATCCGGGATAACTAGCCTCTACCGATTCGACAAAGCTATAAGTTAAGGTCCCATCGTTATTGAACGCTCTCCACATCAAGCCTTGCATGAGGCCGTTAACCCACATTGAGGCGATATAAAGTACGGTACCTATAGTTGCCAGCCAGAAGTGAACGTTAATCAGGCGAATACTATGCATGTCACCATATTTACGTCCGTACATAATAGGAATTAAATGATACATTGCGCCAATAGACACCATGGCGACCCAACCCAACGCGCCGGAGTGCACGTGACCTATTGTCCAGTCTGTGTAATGAGAGAGGGCGTTTACAGTTTTAATCGCCATCATCGGACCTTCAAAGGTCGACATGCCATAGAAGGAAAGAGAGACCACCAGGAATTTTAAAATCGGATCGGTGCGTAACTTATGCCAGGCGCCGGATAAAGTCATGACGCCATTGATCATACCTCCCCAGGACGGCGCTAACAGAATAAGTGACATCACCATGCCCAGAGTTTGGGTCCAATTGGGTAGCGCGGTGTAGTGTAAATGGTGTGGTCCAGCCCAAATATAGATCGCAATTAGTGCCCAGAAATGGACGATTGACAGCCGGTAGGAATAGACAGGACGTTCCGCTTGTTTGGGAACAAAGTAATACATGATACCGAGAAATCCTGCTGTTAAGAAAAATCCTACCGCATTGTGCCCGTACCACCATTGCATCATCGCGTCGATAGCACCTGGGTAGATAGAGTAAGATTTAAATAGACTAATAGGTATCTCAAGATTGTTGAATATATGTAACACAGCGATTGTTATGATAAACGCGCCAAAAAACCAATTGGCGACGTAAATATGGGATGTCTTGCGTTTAACAATAGTGCCAAAAAATACTACTGCGTAACCAACCCAAACCAGGGTGATAAGGATGTCGATAGGCCATTCCAGCTCGGCATACTCTTTGGAAGATGTGAATCCTAAGGGCAGAGTGATGGCAGCAGAAACGATGACAAGCTGCCAGCCCCAAAAGGTAAACTTGGCTAACAGCGGGGCAAACAATGTTGTGTGGCAAGTTCGCTGTACTACATAGTATGAGGTGGAAAACAAAGCCGACCCGCCAAAAGCAAAGATGACAGCATTGGTATGTAAGGGACGCAGCCGACCAAAAGTTAGCCAAGGCAAATCCGTATACATTATGCTCGGCCAGGCTAGTTGAGAGGCGATAATCACACCCACTAACATGCCGACCACTCCCCAAACAACCGTCATAATAGCGAATTTTCGTACGACGTCGTAATTGTAAGTAGGATGATCTATAGCGTTACTCATGAAAGGCCCAATTATTTTTTGACGGAAAAGTGAATTGAAAATGATATAAGTTGATTACAATTGTAACAATTGATTTAAATCAAAACGGCGCTAGTTTAA from Pseudomonadales bacterium encodes:
- the ccoG gene encoding cytochrome c oxidase accessory protein CcoG — encoded protein: MSDEIPVKNLAQPTDDSVEEARPESFNLYQKREKIYTRKIEGFYQRLRLFTGWPLLIGYFSLPWLNWDGRQSVLFDLPNRQFHIFDITFWPQDFMLLAWLLIIAAFGLFFVTTWLGRIWCGYSCPQTVWTSIFMWAEQVTEGDRNARVKLDRQPWSINKVIRKTLKHAIWIGVSVFTALTFVGYFTPIKELVVSLVFFTLGPWEAFWLLFFTLATYGNAGWLREQVCMYMCPYARFQAAMFDQDTLIVSYDPKRGEQRGSRKKGAAYKEEGLGDCIDCQLCVQVCPTGIDIRDGLQYECINCALCIDACNSMMDKMEYPRGLIRYTTEHKLEHVSGGIIRPKLIGYGLALLLMSLAFSYAISNRTPLQLDIIRDRNQLYRETSEGLVENTYTLKVLNMSQQSMRYSISVAGIDDLRLKGDTAIELAAGEVLAVPLRVEIDPALLQNINMQIEFRVVATDQSVSASEQTRFLGPRIH
- the ccoP gene encoding cytochrome-c oxidase, cbb3-type subunit III, whose translation is MSSFWSIWIIIITLGSIFAYWWLLQSNSKSEAGTDGEAPTTGHVYDGIEEYDNPLPRWWYIMFIVTIVFSLVYLALYPGLGTFKGFLGWSQEAAWEEETQKADEKYGPIFTAYAATSIEDLQSNKKALLSGQRIFANNCAVCHGSAATGSYGFPNLTDNDWLYGGDPANIKATILNGRKGAMPAWGAVLGEDGVNSVAEYVMSLSGRNVNQNLLAEGKTKYDATCAMCHGAAGEGNMALGAPNLSDSTWLYGGSPELIKHSIRNGRNGDMPAHKNVLGEDKVHLVAAYVYSLSTKN
- a CDS encoding cbb3-type cytochrome c oxidase subunit 3, with the protein product MSIVDIRGIATLLVMIAFIGVCIWAFSSKRKSRFDEAAQLPFSDEEPPQKDTGKEKKHHE
- the ccoO gene encoding cytochrome-c oxidase, cbb3-type subunit II, which translates into the protein MNHDIVEKNLGIMFALIVVVISFGGLAEIVPLFFLKQTTEPVAGLKPLTALQLEGRDIYIREGCNTCHSQMIRPFRSETERYGHYSVAGESVYNHPFLWGSKRTGPDLARVGERYSDEWHRAHLYNPRDVVPESNMPKFPWLFENKLDGKYTAKKLATLQLLGVPYSDDEIAAASAQVQGKSEIDALVAYLQQLGTVLRDKR
- the ccoN gene encoding cytochrome-c oxidase, cbb3-type subunit I translates to MSNAIDHPTYNYDVVRKFAIMTVVWGVVGMLVGVIIASQLAWPSIMYTDLPWLTFGRLRPLHTNAVIFAFGGSALFSTSYYVVQRTCHTTLFAPLLAKFTFWGWQLVIVSAAITLPLGFTSSKEYAELEWPIDILITLVWVGYAVVFFGTIVKRKTSHIYVANWFFGAFIITIAVLHIFNNLEIPISLFKSYSIYPGAIDAMMQWWYGHNAVGFFLTAGFLGIMYYFVPKQAERPVYSYRLSIVHFWALIAIYIWAGPHHLHYTALPNWTQTLGMVMSLILLAPSWGGMINGVMTLSGAWHKLRTDPILKFLVVSLSFYGMSTFEGPMMAIKTVNALSHYTDWTIGHVHSGALGWVAMVSIGAMYHLIPIMYGRKYGDMHSIRLINVHFWLATIGTVLYIASMWVNGLMQGLMWRAFNNDGTLTYSFVESVEASYPGYIIRAIGGALFLIGMLIMAYNTWKTMRADAPAELTAVEQPA